One genomic window of Cygnus atratus isolate AKBS03 ecotype Queensland, Australia chromosome 16, CAtr_DNAZoo_HiC_assembly, whole genome shotgun sequence includes the following:
- the RTF2 gene encoding replication termination factor 2 isoform X2 codes for MGCDGGTIPKRHELVKGPPKAQKVDKTAELVARWYYCTLSQEKLCRPIVACELGRLYNKDAVIEFLLDKSADKTPVEAASHIKSIKNVTELNLADNPAWSGDKESKKGDTYDDIQSARFICPVVGLEMNGRHRFCFLRNCGCVFSERALKEIKTEVCHKCGVPFQEEDVIILNGNKEDVEVLKKRMEDRKLKSKLEKKSKKCKSAEPASQQDTTEDAPGPSKVKNRKDCISSSSGEKRQIIFTKSSDNGSSSVPGKVNKAASTTTKRSIADSEEKSEAYKSIFTSHSSAKRSKEECSNWVTHTAYCF; via the exons ATGGGGTGCGATGGCGGCACCATCCCCAAGCGGCACGAGCTGGTCAAGGGGCCCCCCAAGGCCCAGAAG GTTGACAAAACTGCTGAATTGGTGGCGAGGTGGTACTACTGCACTCTGAGTCAAGAGAAGTTATGTCGACCAATTGTAGCCTGTGAGCTAGGCAG GTTGTATAACAAAGATGCTGTCATTGAATTTTTGTTGGACAAGTCAGCTGATAAAACTCCTGTGGAAGCTGCATCGCATATCAAGAGCATTAAG aatgtaaCAGAACTAAACCTTGCAGATAATCCAGCTTGGAGTGGCgataaagaaagcaagaaaggtGACACATACGACGACATCCAGTCTGCACGCTTTATATGCCCTGTGGTGGGATTGGAAATGAACGGAAGGCATAG gttTTGCTTCTTGAGAAACTGTGGCTGTGTGTTCTCGGAACGTGCtctcaaagaaattaaaacagaagtttgtCACAAG TGTGGTGTTCCCTTTCAAGAGGAAGATGTGATTATCCTTAATGGTAATAAAGAAGATGTGGAAGTGTTGAAGAAAAGAATGGAGGATAGAAAGCTCAAAAGTAAATTAGAAaag aaatcaaagaaatgtaAGTCAGCAGAACCAGCTTCTCAGCAAGATACCACCGAAG atGCTCCAGGTCCTTCAAAAGTCAAGAATAGAAAGGATTGTATCAGTTCCAGTTCTGGGGAAAAGAGGCAGATTATCTTCACCAAAAGTTCAG ATAATGGAAGTTCATCTGTCCCAGGAAAAGTCAATAAGGCGGCTTCTACTACCACGAAGAGATCCATTGCAGACAGCGAGGAGAAATCTGAGGCATACAAATCTATTTTTACATCACACAGCTCAGCAAAACGTTCAAAGGAAGAGTGTTCCAATTGGGTTACTCACACAGCatactgtttctga
- the RTF2 gene encoding replication termination factor 2 isoform X1 — protein sequence MGCDGGTIPKRHELVKGPPKAQKVDKTAELVARWYYCTLSQEKLCRPIVACELGRLYNKDAVIEFLLDKSADKTPVEAASHIKSIKNVTELNLADNPAWSGDKESKKGDTYDDIQSARFICPVVGLEMNGRHRFCFLRNCGCVFSERALKEIKTEVCHKCGVPFQEEDVIILNGNKEDVEVLKKRMEDRKLKSKLEKKSKKCKSAEPASQQDTTEDAPGPSKVKNRKDCISSSSGEKRQIIFTKSSADNGSSSVPGKVNKAASTTTKRSIADSEEKSEAYKSIFTSHSSAKRSKEECSNWVTHTAYCF from the exons ATGGGGTGCGATGGCGGCACCATCCCCAAGCGGCACGAGCTGGTCAAGGGGCCCCCCAAGGCCCAGAAG GTTGACAAAACTGCTGAATTGGTGGCGAGGTGGTACTACTGCACTCTGAGTCAAGAGAAGTTATGTCGACCAATTGTAGCCTGTGAGCTAGGCAG GTTGTATAACAAAGATGCTGTCATTGAATTTTTGTTGGACAAGTCAGCTGATAAAACTCCTGTGGAAGCTGCATCGCATATCAAGAGCATTAAG aatgtaaCAGAACTAAACCTTGCAGATAATCCAGCTTGGAGTGGCgataaagaaagcaagaaaggtGACACATACGACGACATCCAGTCTGCACGCTTTATATGCCCTGTGGTGGGATTGGAAATGAACGGAAGGCATAG gttTTGCTTCTTGAGAAACTGTGGCTGTGTGTTCTCGGAACGTGCtctcaaagaaattaaaacagaagtttgtCACAAG TGTGGTGTTCCCTTTCAAGAGGAAGATGTGATTATCCTTAATGGTAATAAAGAAGATGTGGAAGTGTTGAAGAAAAGAATGGAGGATAGAAAGCTCAAAAGTAAATTAGAAaag aaatcaaagaaatgtaAGTCAGCAGAACCAGCTTCTCAGCAAGATACCACCGAAG atGCTCCAGGTCCTTCAAAAGTCAAGAATAGAAAGGATTGTATCAGTTCCAGTTCTGGGGAAAAGAGGCAGATTATCTTCACCAAAAGTTCAG CAGATAATGGAAGTTCATCTGTCCCAGGAAAAGTCAATAAGGCGGCTTCTACTACCACGAAGAGATCCATTGCAGACAGCGAGGAGAAATCTGAGGCATACAAATCTATTTTTACATCACACAGCTCAGCAAAACGTTCAAAGGAAGAGTGTTCCAATTGGGTTACTCACACAGCatactgtttctga
- the LOC118249000 gene encoding beta-1,3-galactosyl-O-glycosyl-glycoprotein beta-1,6-N-acetylglucosaminyltransferase 7-like produces MNPLDATKSGFLVCIAVCTFIYTFIYLKDTLLEDPNEQKFSGNTAECGFYPDELCSALFVGKTAAFKIGSVCQNTYRPATFSCIQTSCNCSMVLKTLRFITRPLSAEEGSFSLAYIITIHKELEMFVKLLRAIYMPQNIYCIHVDEKSSDDYKAAVQNIVNCFENIFISSKRENVVYAGFSRLQADINCMRDLVQSKIQWNYVINLCGQDYPIKTNKDIIKYIKSKWNGKNMTPGVVQPLHMKHRTQVSYREYVHSGMSYVYPTKNIKSKPPYNLTIYFGSAYYILTKEFVEFTLTDARAKDLLEWSRDTYSPDEHYWVTLNRLNDAPGATPNADWEGNIRAIKWKDQEGTTHKGCKGHYIRDICVYGLGDLQWIIESPHLFANKFEPATYPLVMDCLERRHRLKVLHQAEVPIEDHWRFQEDSYFNMKLNV; encoded by the exons ATGAACCCACTTGATGCAACAAAATCAGGATTTTTAGTGTGCATTGCTGTCTGTACATTCATCTACACCTTCATCTATCTAAAGGATACACTTCTTGAAGATCCAAACGAACAGAAATTTAGCGGAAATACAGCAGAGTGTGGTTTTTACCCAGATGAACTTTGTTCAGCTCTTTTTGTGGGGAAAACTGCTGCCTTTAAAATTGGAAGCGTTTGCCAGAATACCTACCGACCTGCAACGTTCAGCTGCATTCAGACTTCGTGCAACTGCTCCATGGTCTTGAAGACTCTACGTTTTATAACAAGACCACTGTCAGCTGAAGAAGGAAGTTTCTCACTGGCATACATTATCACAATTCACAAGGAGTTGGAAATGTTTGTAAAGCTACTAAGAGCTATTTATATGCCTCAGAATATTTACTGCATACATGTTGATGAAAAATCATCAGACGATTATAAAGCCGCTGTACAAAATATTgttaattgctttgaaaatatttttatttcctcaaaaagagaaaatgttgtttatGCCGGATTTTCTAGATTACAAGCTGATATTAATTGCATGAGAGATCTAGTTCAATCCAAAATTCAGTGGAATTATGTTATTAATCTGTGTGGTCAAGATTAtcccattaaaacaaacaaagacatTATCAAATACATCAAAAGtaaatggaatggaaaaaatatgacTCCCGGGGTAGTCCAACCACTTCATATGAAACACAGGACACAGGTTAGTTACAGAGAATATGTGCATTCTGGAATGTCATACGTGTATCCAACCAAGAACATAAAATCTAAACCTCCGTATAATTTGACTATATATTTTGGTAGTGCCTATTACATTCTCACTAAAGAATTTGTGGAGTTTACATTGACTGATGCACGTGCAAAAGATTTGCTTGAATGGTCAAGAGACACGTACAGTCCGGACGAACACTACTGGGTCACACTGAATCGTTTAAATG atgctcCAGGTGCTACACCAAACGCAGACTGGGAAGGAAACATACGAGCCATTAAATGGAAAGATCAAGAAGGCACCACACACAAGGGCTGCAAAG GTCATTACATCAGAGACATTTGCGTCTATGGACTAGGGGATTTACAGTGGATTATTGAATCACCTCACTTGTTTGCGAATAAGTTTGAGCCTGCAACATATCCTCTTGTTATGGACTGCCTAGAGAGACGCCACAGACTTAAAGTACTGCACCAGGCAGAAGTCCCAATTGAAGATCACTGGCGTTTTCAGGAAGATAGCTACTTCAACATGAAGCTGAACGTTTAA